In a genomic window of Candidatus Poribacteria bacterium:
- a CDS encoding glycosyltransferase family 9 protein produces the protein MLDLVCRVWREFDCSIDLHHKFRTALLGFLSGAEKRIGYRSVFSPFYTDSIPDDPSIHVAEAHLNLLRPLGIEVEKAPPVELHLSPEMTIWAEEKMLSRGIAQDRLRFGIFPGAGWESKRWRAERFAALADLAIERLSAQVLIFVGPNERWIAERVREAMSYEPIIFGDMNLLELAALISRCDLFLSNDTGPMHIAAAVGVPTIGLFGPSDPTRFAPFAPNCFALKGDAPCSPCGDFKRCDGRRCMDAITVKRVWEKVEEICGRISERYW, from the coding sequence ATGCTTGATCTCGTTTGCAGGGTATGGAGGGAATTCGACTGCTCTATCGATCTACATCACAAATTTAGAACGGCGTTGTTGGGATTCCTCAGCGGAGCGGAGAAACGAATCGGATATAGGTCCGTCTTCTCGCCGTTTTATACGGATTCGATCCCCGATGACCCCTCGATCCACGTCGCCGAAGCGCATCTCAATCTCCTCCGCCCTCTGGGGATCGAGGTGGAAAAAGCTCCGCCGGTCGAACTTCACCTGTCACCTGAGATGACGATCTGGGCCGAGGAAAAAATGCTAAGCAGAGGGATAGCTCAAGATAGGCTGAGGTTCGGAATTTTCCCCGGAGCAGGATGGGAGTCGAAGAGATGGAGGGCTGAGCGGTTCGCAGCTCTCGCCGATCTGGCCATCGAGAGATTGAGCGCGCAGGTGTTGATCTTCGTGGGACCAAATGAAAGATGGATCGCCGAGAGGGTGAGAGAGGCGATGAGCTATGAGCCGATCATATTCGGCGATATGAACCTGCTCGAACTGGCCGCCTTGATCTCCAGATGCGATCTCTTCCTCTCAAACGACACCGGCCCGATGCACATCGCCGCCGCTGTAGGCGTTCCGACGATAGGGCTTTTCGGGCCCTCAGATCCGACCAGATTCGCTCCCTTCGCTCCCAACTGCTTCGCTCTGAAGGGCGACGCGCCGTGTTCCCCATGTGGGGATTTCAAACGGTGTGACGGGCGAAGGTGTATGGACGCCATAACCGTAAAAAGGGTTTGGGAAAAGGTCGAGGAGATATGCGGGAGGATATCCGAAAGATACTGGTGA